The genomic window AAGTTTCTGAATTATTTCTTGATTTATCAGCACAACAACAAGAAACTATCTCTGGTGGACGTTCTCTTTCTTCAGGATTAGATTTTGAAAATTTGTTCTTCCAAAAAACAGATATAGAAACTTTTGCCAATAGTGCAATTAATGTATCTGGTAGTAATGGTAGTATTTCTTCTATTCAACAAACTGGATATAGGTTCTCACAAATTACCTTTGGATTCAGTCTAGGTACTCAACTACGGAGGCGTGGGTCAGCGAGGAGCAACTCTGGTTTATTTAATATGTTGTTTAGTATGATGTCTCTTCTAGGTTAATCCTCAAAGATTTTATAGGACTCCGATTTGATTTTTGAAAACATATTAAGACTGAAAAACCCGTTTTATCAGAGTTTTATCTGAAATCTTGTTCAAAAATCAGAGATGAGTCCTATATCAGTTGATCGCACTCCAATTATCAAAAAATATACCAACAGATTGACAACATTATTAGCTTAAAGTTGTCATTAGCTAAGGTAATTTACCTATGAAATACCAATTTGTTAAACAGCATAGTGAAGAAGACTGTGGGGCTGCTTGCCTTGCTGCTATTTCTAAATATTATGGACGGACTTTTACTCTCAGTCGCATCCGTGAAGCTGTAGGTACTGGGCAGTTCGGCACTACTTTATTAGGGTTAAAGAGAGGAGCAGAAATACTTGGTTTCAATGCTCGTCCAGTTAAAACTTCACCAGAATTTTTAAACAGGATTAAAGAAGCACCACTACCTGCAATTATTCACTGGAAAGGTAATCACTGGGTTGTTTTATACGGTAATAAAGGTCAAAAATGTTTAGTTGCTGATCCGGCTGTAGGTATCCGTTATCTTTCTAAAAAAGAGATAGCCGAAGGTTGTACAGATTGGTTGATGCTTTTACTGGAGCCAGATGTAAAGTTTTTTGCTCAAGAAGATGAAAAACTAGGTGGATTTTGGCGTTTCTTCAGGCGCGTCTGGATTTATCGTGCTATTTTAGCTCAAGCCTTACCTCTTAACCTGATGTTGGGATTGCTAT from Nostoc sp. UHCC 0926 includes these protein-coding regions:
- a CDS encoding CTB family bacteriocin, with the protein product MSKDIKPEVSELFLDLSAQQQETISGGRSLSSGLDFENLFFQKTDIETFANSAINVSGSNGSISSIQQTGYRFSQITFGFSLGTQLRRRGSARSNSGLFNMLFSMMSLLG